In one Neobacillus sp. CF12 genomic region, the following are encoded:
- the cccB gene encoding cytochrome c551, which produces MKKLLYGLVCVAFLGFLTACGGGDEETEQDTTTTEEQAGDEQEQTADAGNGEALFQQSCSSCHGGDLKSGGAPDLDKIGSQYSKDEILGIIENGKGGMPGGLLKGDDAAAVASWLAEKK; this is translated from the coding sequence ATGAAAAAACTACTCTATGGTTTGGTTTGCGTTGCTTTTCTAGGCTTTCTGACAGCTTGTGGAGGCGGTGATGAGGAAACAGAACAAGATACAACAACTACCGAGGAACAAGCTGGCGATGAACAGGAACAAACCGCTGATGCAGGTAATGGAGAGGCTCTATTTCAGCAAAGCTGTTCTTCTTGTCATGGTGGAGATTTAAAAAGTGGAGGAGCTCCTGATTTAGATAAAATAGGCTCACAATACTCCAAAGATGAAATTTTAGGTATTATTGAAAATGGTAAAGGCGGTATGCCTGGAGGACTTCTTAAGGGCGATGATGCAGCTGCAGTTGCTTCATGGCTAGCCGAGAAGAAATAA
- a CDS encoding VOC family protein — protein sequence MIKPYLLFNRECDEAFKWYQKAFEGEMVAIQKYGDMPPNPDFPVSESDKNLVLHAELKITESGYIMGSDYQQDLQAAGKVCISVELNSEEHAMNAWNVLKDGGTVHNDLQPTFFAKLHGSLMDKYGITWMFTVS from the coding sequence ATGATTAAACCGTACTTATTGTTTAACAGAGAATGCGACGAGGCTTTTAAATGGTATCAAAAAGCTTTTGAAGGAGAAATGGTTGCGATTCAAAAATATGGAGATATGCCGCCAAATCCTGATTTCCCTGTTTCTGAAAGCGATAAAAACCTAGTTTTACATGCGGAATTGAAAATAACAGAATCAGGATATATTATGGGTTCTGATTATCAACAAGATTTACAAGCTGCTGGGAAAGTGTGTATTAGTGTGGAGCTTAATTCTGAGGAACATGCAATGAACGCATGGAACGTCCTTAAAGATGGCGGAACCGTGCATAATGATCTTCAACCAACTTTCTTCGCTAAGCTTCATGGTTCTTTAATGGACAAATATGGTATTACTTGGATGTTTACAGTTAGTTAG
- a CDS encoding MFS transporter, with protein METKRALPILFLVMFLVMIGFGIIIPVLPFYAEEMGASPTQLGLLMAVYSMMQLIFAPFWGKLSDRIGRKPIMMIGIAGLSLSFFMQAMATELWMLFAARIIGGLLSSANMPTAMAYVADITTPENRGKGMGIVGAAVGLGFVFGPAIGGIFSKSSMSMPFYLAGTSSLITLVIIFFLLKESLQKNNADDNQSIKQSRWKAFSGPASVLFLLQLLISLSLSGLEATFAYFAAKRAGLGAIQLGYIFMIMGFAGAMVQGGMVGRLTKKYGEGKVIQGGIIVSAIGFALILLVDSFTTAAIFLSIFGIGNGVIRPSVSSLLTKTTDAGHGSATGLLSSFDSLGRIVGPPLGGWLFSLSIGLPYISGAIISVIAFVLYQFYRSKALILKTN; from the coding sequence TTGGAAACAAAAAGAGCTTTACCTATTTTATTTTTAGTTATGTTTTTAGTGATGATTGGTTTTGGAATCATCATTCCTGTGCTACCTTTTTATGCTGAAGAAATGGGAGCCTCCCCTACTCAACTAGGATTATTAATGGCTGTTTATTCAATGATGCAGCTTATTTTTGCACCATTTTGGGGTAAATTATCAGATCGGATTGGGCGTAAACCAATCATGATGATTGGTATTGCTGGGTTATCGTTATCCTTCTTCATGCAGGCAATGGCTACCGAACTTTGGATGTTGTTTGCGGCAAGAATCATTGGCGGATTATTATCTTCTGCTAATATGCCCACCGCAATGGCATATGTTGCTGATATAACCACACCAGAAAATCGTGGAAAAGGAATGGGTATTGTAGGAGCGGCAGTTGGTCTTGGCTTTGTTTTTGGACCAGCCATAGGTGGAATATTTTCAAAATCAAGCATGAGCATGCCTTTTTATTTAGCAGGTACTTCTTCCTTAATTACACTAGTTATTATTTTCTTTTTATTAAAAGAATCTTTGCAAAAAAATAATGCTGATGATAATCAAAGCATTAAGCAATCGCGATGGAAGGCATTTTCAGGTCCTGCATCCGTATTGTTTTTATTACAACTTTTAATTTCTCTTTCATTATCTGGCTTAGAAGCAACCTTTGCCTATTTCGCTGCCAAAAGAGCTGGATTAGGGGCTATTCAACTAGGATATATATTCATGATAATGGGATTTGCTGGTGCGATGGTACAGGGCGGTATGGTTGGAAGGTTAACAAAGAAGTATGGTGAAGGAAAAGTAATCCAAGGTGGAATTATAGTTTCAGCAATTGGTTTTGCTTTAATCCTGTTGGTAGACAGTTTTACAACTGCTGCTATATTTTTATCTATCTTCGGTATAGGAAATGGCGTCATTCGGCCGAGTGTCTCTTCCCTGCTGACAAAAACAACAGATGCCGGCCATGGAAGTGCAACTGGTCTGCTGTCTTCCTTTGACTCACTAGGCCGAATTGTTGGCCCGCCTCTTGGCGGGTGGTTATTCTCTCTTTCCATTGGATTACCTTATATTTCTGGAGCAATCATTTCTGTCATAGCCTTTGTACTGTATCAATTTTATCGGTCCAAAGCTTTAATCTTAAAAACAAATTAG
- a CDS encoding lipoprotein: MKLKLMVLVLISILLITACGQKTLSEPITLHNQDQKEVTFPLEKPTVFFFITSYT; this comes from the coding sequence ATGAAATTAAAATTAATGGTCTTGGTTCTCATTTCTATTTTACTTATAACAGCATGTGGACAAAAGACACTTAGCGAGCCAATCACATTACATAACCAGGATCAGAAGGAAGTAACATTTCCATTAGAAAAACCAACGGTATTCTTCTTTATTACATCCTACACCTGA
- a CDS encoding glucose-1-phosphate adenylyltransferase encodes MAKKQCIAMLLAGGKGSRLKDLTRNLAKPAVPFGGKYRIIDFALSNCKNSSIDTVGILTQYKQESLQNYIEDGEKWGLNRKIGGIAILQPNQSDQAENSYEGTAHAVFENLRYIESQNPEYVLILSGDHIYKMDYSHMVNEHKQTGADATISVINVPWSEAGRFGIMNINPVSKRIIEFEEKPIQPKSNLASMGIYLFNWPILKKYLEKEENNPFSSKDFGKDVIPSMLRDRCHLHAYHFNGYWKDVGTVQSFWEAHMDLLSVNTNPILKHEEWIIYTNGISHPPMYLDGKASLHQSIISEGCKVYGKVENSVLFYGVTVGKGAVIKDSVILPNTIIGENAEINRAVVGSGSFIAENAKVGEETPFSEITLIGDNQTIQPLVLK; translated from the coding sequence ATGGCCAAAAAACAATGTATTGCCATGTTACTAGCAGGAGGAAAAGGTTCACGACTAAAAGATTTAACTCGTAATTTAGCAAAGCCAGCAGTTCCATTTGGAGGGAAATATCGGATCATAGATTTTGCCCTTAGTAATTGCAAAAATTCTAGCATTGATACTGTTGGAATCCTTACTCAATATAAACAAGAGAGTCTTCAAAACTATATCGAGGATGGGGAAAAGTGGGGCCTAAATCGAAAGATAGGTGGTATTGCCATCCTTCAGCCAAATCAAAGTGACCAAGCAGAGAATAGCTATGAAGGAACCGCACATGCTGTATTCGAAAACCTTCGCTATATTGAAAGTCAAAATCCAGAATATGTGCTCATCCTCTCAGGAGACCATATTTATAAGATGGATTACAGTCATATGGTTAATGAGCATAAGCAAACTGGAGCGGATGCCACCATTTCAGTCATTAATGTCCCCTGGAGTGAGGCAGGCAGATTCGGAATCATGAATATTAATCCTGTTTCAAAGCGGATAATAGAGTTTGAGGAAAAGCCTATTCAGCCTAAATCGAATCTTGCTTCTATGGGAATCTACTTATTTAATTGGCCTATCTTAAAAAAATATCTAGAAAAAGAAGAAAACAATCCATTTTCCTCCAAAGATTTTGGCAAGGATGTTATTCCATCGATGCTTCGTGATCGCTGCCACTTACATGCCTATCATTTTAATGGGTATTGGAAGGATGTTGGCACTGTTCAAAGCTTTTGGGAAGCACATATGGATTTACTATCCGTAAATACGAACCCGATTTTAAAACATGAAGAATGGATCATTTATACAAACGGAATTTCTCATCCTCCCATGTATCTAGATGGAAAAGCTTCGTTACACCAATCGATTATTAGTGAAGGCTGCAAAGTTTATGGTAAAGTTGAAAATTCTGTGTTGTTTTATGGAGTGACCGTAGGCAAAGGTGCTGTGATTAAGGATTCCGTTATTTTACCTAACACCATTATCGGTGAAAATGCAGAGATTAATCGTGCAGTCGTTGGAAGTGGCAGTTTCATTGCAGAGAATGCAAAAGTAGGGGAGGAAACACCATTTAGTGAAATAACGTTAATTGGTGACAACCAAACCATTCAACCATTGGTTCTTAAATAA
- a CDS encoding SulP family inorganic anion transporter, which yields MKSYTMKDQWFGNIKGDVLSGIVVAMALIPEAIAFSLIAGVDPMIGLYASFCIAVVIAFVGGRPGMISAATGATALVMVTLVADYGLQYLLAATILTGVIQIIMGVLKLGKLMKFVPRSVMIGFVNALAILIFSAQLTHFVGESWVMYAMVAGSCAIIYIFPRFTKVVPSPLVAIIVITVFAVMTGSGVRTIGDMGELTQSLPFFLIPDIPLNFETLQIIFPYSLSIAIVGLVESLLTASIVDDMTDTTSDKNKEARGQGIANIVSGFFGGMAGCAMIGQSVINVKSGGRGRLSALVAGVFLMVLIILLNDFLVQIPMAALVGVMFMVSIGTFDWSSVKNIHKTPISDTIVMIATVGTVLLTHDLSKGVLVGILLSAIFFASKISKVKVTTLASEGSHKIYRVSGQLFFASVTEFVESFNYNEDVEKVTLDLTQTHLWDDSAVGAVDKVVIKYHQNGIKVQLKGLNKESNKLIEKLAVHNKPGGLEKAVGH from the coding sequence ATGAAAAGTTACACAATGAAAGATCAATGGTTTGGTAACATCAAAGGCGATGTATTATCCGGAATCGTCGTGGCAATGGCACTTATTCCAGAAGCGATTGCTTTCTCCCTTATCGCTGGAGTTGACCCCATGATTGGGTTATATGCATCTTTTTGTATTGCTGTCGTTATTGCCTTTGTAGGTGGGAGACCAGGAATGATTTCAGCTGCAACAGGTGCAACAGCTTTAGTAATGGTGACGTTAGTTGCAGACTATGGGTTACAATACTTACTCGCCGCAACCATCTTAACAGGTGTGATTCAAATAATAATGGGCGTTCTTAAATTAGGAAAATTAATGAAATTTGTCCCACGTTCGGTGATGATTGGATTCGTAAACGCATTAGCTATCCTCATTTTTTCTGCTCAATTAACTCATTTTGTTGGAGAATCATGGGTGATGTATGCAATGGTAGCAGGTTCATGTGCCATTATTTATATTTTTCCACGATTCACTAAGGTTGTTCCATCTCCATTAGTTGCAATTATCGTGATTACTGTGTTTGCCGTTATGACTGGAAGCGGTGTTCGAACAATTGGGGATATGGGTGAATTGACACAATCTCTTCCATTTTTCTTAATCCCTGATATTCCATTAAATTTTGAAACATTACAAATCATTTTTCCTTATTCATTATCGATCGCTATTGTTGGTTTGGTTGAATCCTTATTAACAGCTTCCATTGTAGATGATATGACGGATACAACAAGTGACAAGAACAAGGAAGCACGAGGACAAGGAATTGCTAATATCGTTTCCGGATTTTTCGGTGGAATGGCAGGCTGTGCCATGATTGGACAATCTGTTATTAACGTGAAATCTGGTGGTCGAGGCAGACTATCAGCATTGGTAGCCGGTGTATTTTTAATGGTGCTTATTATCCTATTAAATGATTTCTTGGTTCAAATTCCTATGGCAGCTTTGGTTGGAGTTATGTTCATGGTTTCCATTGGAACTTTTGATTGGTCATCAGTAAAAAATATTCACAAAACTCCTATTTCAGATACAATTGTAATGATTGCAACTGTTGGTACAGTTCTACTTACACATGACTTATCAAAGGGTGTTCTAGTAGGAATTTTATTGAGTGCGATTTTCTTCGCTTCAAAGATTTCAAAAGTAAAAGTAACCACTCTGGCTTCAGAAGGGTCCCATAAGATTTATCGCGTTTCAGGACAATTATTCTTTGCTTCTGTAACAGAATTTGTTGAAAGTTTTAACTACAATGAGGATGTTGAGAAAGTTACGCTTGATTTAACACAAACTCATTTATGGGATGACTCGGCTGTAGGAGCCGTTGATAAAGTGGTCATTAAATATCATCAGAATGGAATTAAAGTTCAGTTAAAAGGCCTAAATAAAGAAAGTAATAAATTAATAGAAAAGCTCGCTGTTCATAATAAACCAGGCGGTCTTGAAAAAGCAGTTGGTCATTAA
- a CDS encoding flavin reductase family protein: MLSIDPSNNTERENYKFLVGSIIPRPIAFVTTMSDKGIINGAPFSYFNIVSSNPPMISLSIQRSAGRQKDTARNIIHLKEFVVHIVDENNVAKINQTAASLPPNESEIELAQLTPVPSIKISVPGVEEAKIRMECVLEHSVELGGQDSPGCDLIIGKVVQFHIEESIYEKGRIDQIGLGAVSRLAGTNYAKIGELFSIERPK, from the coding sequence TTGCTTTCAATTGATCCTTCCAACAATACTGAAAGGGAAAATTATAAATTTTTGGTAGGTAGTATTATTCCTAGACCTATTGCATTTGTTACAACTATGTCTGACAAGGGGATAATAAATGGCGCTCCATTTAGTTATTTTAATATTGTCTCATCGAATCCACCAATGATTTCTTTATCGATACAGCGTTCAGCCGGAAGACAAAAAGATACAGCAAGAAACATAATCCATTTAAAAGAATTCGTTGTCCACATCGTTGATGAAAATAATGTTGCTAAAATCAATCAAACTGCAGCAAGTTTGCCGCCAAATGAAAGTGAGATAGAGCTAGCTCAGTTAACTCCCGTCCCGAGCATAAAAATCTCTGTTCCAGGTGTAGAGGAAGCAAAAATTCGAATGGAGTGTGTATTAGAACATTCAGTAGAACTAGGCGGGCAGGATTCTCCGGGATGTGATTTAATCATCGGGAAAGTAGTTCAATTTCATATTGAGGAAAGTATTTACGAAAAAGGTAGAATTGATCAAATAGGATTAGGAGCTGTAAGCCGATTAGCAGGTACAAATTATGCGAAAATTGGTGAGTTATTTTCAATAGAAAGACCTAAATGA
- a CDS encoding DUF3231 family protein — protein MEHNPQLVSSEVAALWSAYMQNSMAFCIVQHFSQVNEDPDHTDIIQSALSNCNLVVNEVKQIFEKENHGLPIGFTHEDVNLKAGRLYSDLFAMRYIKYMAAAGTAAAAALLEVLARRDVRDIFSKTSQGFMQLYNDSCDLLLKKGAFVRSPTIPPMEKAEYLQDDSFLSGLIGRHRPLTVLELAHISKNTETNSIGRTFVAGFSQTAQSPEVRKFMERGTEIAAKHETVFREILIKDGVPLPSTWDSTITQSIDSPFSDKLMMFHTNSLSVLSIAGYGAAIGASLRKDIGGNYIRLVSEVLDYADDGVKLMIDNRWFEQPPQNVDREALRKRRD, from the coding sequence ATGGAACATAACCCACAGTTAGTTTCTTCTGAGGTTGCTGCATTATGGAGTGCCTATATGCAAAATTCAATGGCATTTTGCATCGTTCAGCATTTTTCACAAGTGAATGAAGATCCAGATCATACGGACATCATCCAAAGTGCGTTATCCAATTGTAATCTTGTTGTGAATGAAGTCAAACAAATTTTTGAAAAGGAAAATCACGGTTTACCTATAGGCTTCACACATGAGGATGTAAACTTAAAAGCAGGAAGACTTTATTCAGATCTTTTTGCTATGCGTTATATAAAATATATGGCTGCTGCCGGAACCGCAGCCGCTGCAGCATTACTCGAAGTTTTGGCTCGGAGAGACGTACGAGATATATTTTCAAAAACTTCTCAAGGGTTTATGCAGCTTTATAATGATTCCTGTGACTTATTACTTAAAAAGGGTGCGTTTGTTCGCTCTCCTACCATACCTCCGATGGAAAAAGCGGAATACCTTCAGGATGATTCTTTTCTATCAGGATTAATTGGGAGACATCGTCCTTTAACGGTTCTTGAGTTAGCACATATATCTAAGAATACGGAAACTAACTCAATTGGTAGAACGTTTGTAGCAGGGTTTTCCCAAACAGCTCAATCACCTGAAGTTAGGAAATTCATGGAGAGGGGAACGGAAATAGCAGCAAAGCATGAAACTGTGTTTAGAGAAATACTAATTAAGGATGGCGTTCCGTTACCTAGTACTTGGGATTCAACCATTACTCAATCCATTGACTCACCTTTTTCCGATAAGTTAATGATGTTTCATACGAATAGTTTATCTGTTTTAAGTATTGCAGGATATGGGGCAGCTATCGGTGCGAGCTTGAGAAAGGATATAGGTGGAAATTATATAAGACTGGTATCAGAAGTACTGGATTATGCCGATGATGGGGTTAAATTAATGATTGATAACAGATGGTTTGAGCAACCACCGCAAAATGTTGACAGGGAAGCTTTAAGAAAAAGAAGAGACTAA
- a CDS encoding HAD family acid phosphatase, whose product MKFGFDIDDTLINLREHAFTIYNKKLNKNVPSEVFHELKRVEIHEPFELSDEEGSAMWRSSLEEIYYTDCPPFPNAVETLRELEEKGHEIYYITARPKEHGERTKKWMKEQGFPVRDDRFYYGMQDHEKVHIIKELKLDYYFDDKAEVLDTLSQDSVKVFVRDQSYNRHLQYPRILDWTDLNEVLERELE is encoded by the coding sequence ATGAAATTTGGTTTCGATATTGATGACACATTAATAAATTTAAGAGAGCATGCTTTTACTATATACAACAAAAAGTTAAACAAAAACGTACCATCTGAAGTATTCCACGAGTTAAAAAGGGTCGAGATTCATGAGCCCTTTGAGTTATCAGATGAAGAGGGAAGTGCAATGTGGAGATCTTCCTTAGAAGAGATTTATTATACAGACTGTCCTCCTTTTCCAAATGCAGTTGAAACCTTACGGGAACTTGAAGAAAAAGGGCATGAGATTTATTACATAACTGCAAGGCCAAAAGAACATGGGGAACGGACGAAAAAATGGATGAAGGAACAAGGCTTCCCTGTTCGAGATGACCGTTTTTACTATGGAATGCAGGATCACGAAAAGGTTCACATTATTAAAGAATTAAAGCTGGACTATTATTTTGATGATAAAGCTGAGGTATTAGATACACTTTCTCAAGATTCTGTAAAAGTATTTGTAAGGGATCAATCTTATAATCGACATTTACAATATCCCCGTATCTTAGACTGGACTGATTTAAACGAAGTTTTAGAACGAGAGCTTGAGTAG
- the ribD gene encoding bifunctional diaminohydroxyphosphoribosylaminopyrimidine deaminase/5-amino-6-(5-phosphoribosylamino)uracil reductase RibD, producing the protein MTNHELYMDLALNNAQAMKGQTDPNPLVGSVIVNDNRIVGIGTHLKAGEPHAEIHAIRMAGEKAKGGTIYVTLEPCSHHGRTGPCAVAIVEAGIKKVVIATLDPNPVVSGNGVKILEDAGIEVIIGVRQAESQKMNEVFNKFIVEKTPFITLKAGITLDGKIATHSFDSKWITSEEARRDVHHLRNENMGILVGVNTVIQDDPELTTRIPNGRNPIRIILDSTLRIPLESKVIHDKLAETWIFTSANFDKEKRKVLDEAGVSVFPTTGSKHVNPTEVLQILGEKLVSSVLIEGGGTVNWSFLENKLIDKLVLYVAPKIIGGHTAPSFLAGSGFDKMKDAVNLSNLSLEQIGRDYKFTGYPIYTHEGP; encoded by the coding sequence ATGACTAATCATGAACTTTACATGGATTTAGCATTAAATAATGCACAGGCAATGAAAGGACAGACCGACCCAAATCCATTGGTCGGATCGGTCATTGTCAATGATAATCGTATCGTGGGAATTGGTACTCACTTAAAAGCAGGCGAGCCCCATGCTGAGATTCACGCGATTCGGATGGCTGGAGAAAAAGCAAAAGGCGGGACGATTTATGTGACCCTTGAGCCTTGTTCTCACCATGGAAGAACAGGACCTTGTGCAGTTGCGATTGTAGAGGCAGGGATTAAAAAAGTTGTAATTGCAACCCTCGATCCCAATCCAGTTGTTTCAGGGAATGGCGTGAAAATTTTAGAGGATGCTGGTATTGAAGTAATTATTGGTGTCCGTCAGGCAGAGTCACAAAAGATGAATGAAGTTTTTAATAAATTCATTGTTGAGAAAACACCTTTTATCACCCTGAAAGCCGGGATTACTTTAGATGGAAAAATTGCGACACATTCTTTTGATAGTAAATGGATTACCTCAGAAGAAGCAAGACGAGATGTTCATCATCTTAGAAATGAAAATATGGGCATTCTTGTTGGTGTTAATACGGTTATTCAAGATGATCCCGAACTTACTACACGAATACCGAATGGCCGGAATCCCATTCGCATCATTTTAGATTCTACTTTACGGATTCCGTTAGAATCTAAGGTCATTCATGATAAGTTGGCCGAAACCTGGATCTTTACAAGTGCGAATTTTGACAAAGAGAAGAGAAAAGTTCTAGATGAAGCAGGAGTTTCTGTATTTCCAACTACCGGTTCAAAGCATGTAAATCCAACAGAAGTTCTACAAATATTGGGCGAAAAGCTTGTTTCCTCCGTTTTAATTGAAGGAGGAGGAACGGTGAACTGGTCTTTTTTAGAAAATAAATTAATTGATAAACTAGTCTTGTATGTAGCACCTAAAATCATTGGCGGTCATACAGCACCATCTTTCCTAGCAGGATCTGGGTTTGATAAAATGAAAGATGCTGTGAATTTATCCAATCTTTCTTTAGAGCAAATCGGTCGTGATTATAAATTTACAGGCTATCCAATCTACACACACGAGGGGCCATGA